A region from the Algoriphagus machipongonensis genome encodes:
- a CDS encoding SusC/RagA family TonB-linked outer membrane protein, with protein MFMKNVYKSLSALVLLLVLSSATVFAQKTVTGTVLDEYDVGLPGVSVLVKGTTTGTATDIDGNFSLNVPNDQAVLVFSFIGYNKVEQTVGNRSVIDVKLAPDETTLTELVVTGYTIDSRRETTGAIATVDPKDLTVIPTGNVEQALQGRVSGVTVITNGQPGTTSIIRVRGFGSFGGNEPLYVVDGVPVQSTDFINPDDIASTTVLKDAAAASIYGARASNGVIIYTTKRGRRGNQKLRVDYNGMFGVTTPGDGLDMMNPQDFANTTWLAETNQAIIDDRDPNYEHPQFGTGTSPVLPYYINVGGAAGVPGPFTAAQLEEERAKYNVDRNKGGVYQVVRAATGEGTDWYRELTRSAPLTRHSIGLNGGSETSRFFIGLGYQDQAGIMKNNNFKRISLRANSEFDVTKKFRIGENFQATYRQVLGQTGGNGGRGVSADENDILQAFRMPSIIPVYDEFGGYAGTAARGFNNPRNPIANRDGLENNRNFNANIFGNVYAEYDILDDLTFRTSIGGQYNNYYYWNYSRLQYENSENNSSFGYSEGSGFNFQWVFTNTLSWKKTFDKHAFDVILGQEALNNGSGRNIDASGQNPFSTDPDFITVSNLPVSSRQVNSGLFRGVNFASYFGRLNYTFNDKYLFSAVVRRDGSSVFGENSRYGVFPAFSAAWRISSESFLQSATWIDELKIRGGWGQMGNSNPVPSTNQFSLFGGDVGASSYDINGSNSSALIGFRRTRIGNPNTQWETAVTKNIGFDGTFFNGRLDIILDLWQKDTKDLLFQLPIPQTAGSNATPPFINIGQMKNAGVDLLVGVKGNLSSAFTYDLTVTASTLKNEIVALAPGLDVITSINPSYRGIQPIRNQVGQSLSAFFGYKVEGLFSSAEDVSNHAIQDGAAPGRFKFEDLDGDGEITPEDRTFIGSPVPDFTGGVNFTLGFKGLDLSVYLYTSIGNEIWNQSRWFTDFYQTFEGAAISERLKDAWTPNNLGAEIPVVEKTANFSTSNVGNSFYVEDGSYLRLQNITLGYTLPATLLEKWRLERVRMFASANNLFTLSGYSGLDPAVGGNADTTFGIDVGNYPVTTGYTFGLNLSF; from the coding sequence ATGTTTATGAAAAATGTTTACAAAAGCCTAAGTGCACTAGTATTGCTCTTAGTCCTTTCCAGTGCGACCGTTTTTGCTCAAAAAACCGTCACTGGAACAGTGTTGGATGAGTATGATGTAGGACTTCCCGGAGTCTCAGTTTTAGTAAAGGGAACTACTACAGGTACCGCCACTGATATTGATGGTAATTTTAGCCTCAATGTCCCTAATGACCAAGCTGTATTGGTCTTCTCCTTTATTGGATACAATAAAGTTGAACAAACTGTCGGTAATCGAAGCGTTATCGATGTAAAATTAGCTCCAGATGAAACCACATTAACTGAACTCGTGGTAACTGGTTATACCATTGATAGTCGAAGAGAGACTACTGGTGCTATTGCAACAGTCGATCCCAAGGATTTGACTGTAATTCCTACAGGTAACGTCGAGCAGGCCTTACAAGGTCGAGTTTCCGGTGTAACTGTTATTACAAACGGTCAGCCTGGTACAACTTCTATTATACGTGTAAGAGGTTTTGGTTCCTTCGGTGGAAACGAGCCACTTTATGTTGTGGATGGAGTTCCAGTACAATCAACTGACTTTATTAATCCTGATGATATTGCTTCTACTACAGTATTGAAAGATGCTGCTGCAGCTTCAATCTATGGTGCAAGAGCTTCTAACGGTGTAATTATTTATACCACAAAAAGAGGTAGAAGAGGCAACCAGAAGTTGAGAGTAGATTATAACGGAATGTTCGGTGTAACAACTCCAGGTGATGGTCTTGATATGATGAATCCTCAGGATTTCGCAAATACTACTTGGCTAGCTGAAACTAATCAAGCTATTATTGACGACAGAGATCCAAATTATGAGCATCCTCAGTTTGGTACAGGTACTTCTCCAGTTCTTCCTTATTACATCAATGTGGGTGGTGCTGCCGGTGTTCCTGGTCCATTTACTGCTGCTCAATTGGAAGAAGAAAGAGCGAAATATAATGTCGACAGAAATAAAGGTGGTGTTTATCAGGTGGTAAGAGCTGCTACAGGTGAAGGTACAGACTGGTACAGAGAATTAACTAGAAGTGCACCTTTAACACGTCATTCCATTGGATTGAACGGTGGTTCGGAAACTAGTAGATTCTTTATCGGTTTAGGATACCAAGATCAAGCAGGTATCATGAAAAACAATAATTTCAAGAGAATCTCTTTAAGAGCTAACTCTGAATTTGATGTTACTAAGAAATTTAGAATTGGTGAAAACTTCCAAGCTACTTACCGTCAAGTTTTAGGACAGACCGGTGGTAACGGAGGTAGAGGTGTTTCTGCTGACGAGAATGATATTCTTCAGGCTTTCCGTATGCCATCAATCATACCTGTTTATGATGAGTTTGGTGGATATGCAGGTACTGCAGCAAGAGGTTTTAACAACCCAAGAAACCCTATCGCAAACAGAGATGGTTTGGAAAACAACAGAAACTTTAATGCCAACATCTTTGGTAACGTTTATGCTGAATATGACATTTTGGATGATTTGACTTTCAGAACTTCAATCGGTGGTCAGTATAATAATTATTACTACTGGAACTATTCAAGATTGCAGTATGAAAACTCTGAAAACAACTCCTCATTCGGATATAGCGAAGGTTCAGGATTTAATTTCCAGTGGGTATTTACAAATACTTTAAGTTGGAAAAAGACTTTCGACAAGCATGCATTTGATGTAATTCTTGGTCAGGAAGCCTTGAATAATGGATCAGGAAGAAATATTGATGCTTCTGGTCAGAATCCTTTCTCAACCGATCCAGATTTTATCACGGTTTCAAACTTACCTGTATCTTCTCGTCAAGTAAATTCAGGTCTATTTAGAGGTGTTAATTTCGCTTCTTACTTCGGTAGATTAAACTATACTTTCAACGACAAGTATTTATTCAGTGCTGTTGTAAGACGTGATGGTTCTTCTGTATTCGGTGAAAATTCTAGATACGGTGTGTTCCCTGCATTCTCAGCAGCATGGAGAATTTCTTCTGAATCTTTCTTGCAAAGCGCAACTTGGATAGATGAATTGAAAATCCGTGGTGGTTGGGGTCAAATGGGTAACTCAAACCCAGTTCCTTCTACTAACCAATTCTCATTATTTGGTGGAGATGTAGGAGCTTCTTCTTATGATATCAATGGTTCTAACAGTTCAGCACTTATTGGTTTTAGAAGAACACGTATTGGTAACCCAAATACACAGTGGGAAACTGCAGTGACTAAAAACATTGGTTTTGATGGTACTTTCTTCAACGGAAGATTGGATATTATCTTAGACTTATGGCAGAAGGATACTAAGGACTTGTTGTTCCAACTTCCTATTCCTCAGACAGCTGGTAGTAACGCAACTCCTCCTTTTATCAACATTGGTCAAATGAAAAATGCTGGTGTTGACTTATTGGTAGGTGTGAAAGGAAATCTTTCAAGCGCATTTACTTATGACTTGACAGTTACTGCTTCTACTCTTAAAAATGAGATCGTTGCATTGGCTCCTGGATTGGATGTTATCACTTCAATCAATCCTTCTTACAGAGGTATTCAGCCTATCAGAAACCAAGTAGGTCAGTCTTTATCTGCATTCTTCGGCTATAAAGTTGAAGGCTTATTCAGCAGTGCTGAAGATGTTTCTAATCACGCAATTCAAGACGGAGCTGCTCCAGGTCGTTTCAAGTTTGAAGACCTTGATGGTGATGGAGAAATCACTCCAGAAGATAGAACTTTTATCGGTAGCCCAGTTCCTGATTTCACAGGTGGTGTGAACTTTACACTTGGATTTAAAGGCTTAGACCTTTCTGTTTACTTGTATACTTCTATTGGTAACGAGATCTGGAATCAATCAAGATGGTTTACTGACTTCTATCAAACATTTGAAGGAGCAGCTATTTCTGAGCGTTTGAAAGATGCTTGGACACCAAATAACTTGGGTGCTGAGATTCCTGTAGTTGAAAAAACTGCAAACTTCTCTACTTCAAACGTGGGTAACTCTTTCTATGTAGAAGATGGGTCTTACTTAAGATTACAGAACATCACTTTAGGTTATACTCTTCCTGCTACTTTATTGGAGAAATGGAGATTAGAAAGAGTAAGAATGTTTGCATCTGCGAACAACTTATTTACTCTAAGTGGATATAGTGGTTTGGATCCTGCAGTAGGTGGTAATGCTGATACAACTTTCGGTATTGATGTTGGTAACTATCCTGTTACTACAGGTTATACTTTCGGCTTAAATCTAAGCTTCTAA
- a CDS encoding RagB/SusD family nutrient uptake outer membrane protein: MKNYKLKIGALLSSAVMMVAVSCSDDFLEVPATGQLAEAQLTTLAGLEASLIAVYSQVNGRANRLASPSNWVWGSIRGGEANKGTDPGDFSTINPIQRFEVNAASGDVGAKWNGAYEGIARANNVLRLMLNKADDVTDADATSITAQARFLRGHYYFQLKRDYGDTPYVDETVDYGSGLEEVSNNQDLYPFIEADLKFAADNLPATQSQVGRVNSWAAKAMLAKVYLYQKKFSEAKTLFDDIIANGVTSNGLKYGLVEYYDDMFRGANDNHQESVWAYQAAANTGSVNNANPEFDLNFPYNGGPGGCCGFFQPSFSFVNAFRTDANGLPYIDGSYNDAGKAVKSDMGIQSDAAFTPDAGNLDPRLDHSVGRRGIPYLDWQDHPGAAWIRNQPNGGPYAPKKYVYQVAEIGSYQDGSSWTPGYTGINFMIIRFADVLLMAAEAEIEVGSMEKAREYVNMVRTRAQNSRLLREDGTPAANYNVGLYTAAWTDQATARRAVRLERMLELGQEGHRFYDLVRWDTVQEELDKYLAYDGSILVAALGGAKFTPKHKFVPIPQDQIDLVGSDILIQNDGF; encoded by the coding sequence ATGAAGAATTATAAATTAAAAATCGGAGCGCTTTTGTCTTCAGCAGTCATGATGGTGGCAGTTAGCTGTAGCGATGATTTTCTCGAGGTGCCAGCGACAGGCCAATTGGCGGAAGCTCAGTTGACAACGCTTGCAGGTCTTGAGGCATCTTTGATTGCTGTATACTCCCAGGTGAATGGTAGAGCTAATCGTTTAGCATCGCCATCCAATTGGGTTTGGGGAAGTATCAGAGGTGGAGAAGCAAATAAAGGTACTGACCCTGGTGATTTTAGTACTATCAACCCAATCCAACGTTTTGAAGTAAATGCTGCTTCAGGAGACGTAGGTGCAAAATGGAATGGTGCCTATGAGGGAATTGCGAGAGCAAATAATGTTTTAAGATTAATGTTGAATAAAGCCGATGATGTGACGGATGCAGATGCTACCTCCATTACTGCTCAAGCAAGATTTCTTAGAGGTCATTATTACTTCCAGTTAAAAAGAGACTATGGTGATACTCCTTATGTAGATGAGACTGTGGATTACGGTTCTGGTCTAGAGGAAGTGAGTAATAACCAAGATCTTTATCCTTTCATCGAAGCGGATCTTAAGTTTGCTGCAGATAACTTACCTGCTACACAATCACAGGTAGGTAGAGTGAATTCTTGGGCTGCAAAAGCAATGTTGGCTAAAGTTTATTTGTATCAGAAGAAATTCTCTGAGGCTAAAACTTTATTTGATGATATCATCGCCAATGGTGTGACCAGTAATGGATTGAAGTATGGCTTAGTAGAGTATTACGACGATATGTTTAGAGGTGCAAATGATAACCATCAGGAATCTGTTTGGGCTTATCAGGCTGCTGCTAACACAGGATCTGTAAACAATGCCAACCCTGAGTTTGACTTGAACTTCCCATATAATGGTGGTCCAGGTGGATGTTGTGGATTCTTCCAGCCAAGTTTCTCATTTGTAAATGCATTTAGAACAGATGCTAATGGACTGCCATATATTGATGGTTCTTACAATGACGCTGGAAAAGCTGTAAAATCAGATATGGGTATTCAAAGTGATGCTGCATTCACTCCAGATGCTGGAAACCTTGATCCAAGGTTAGACCACTCTGTAGGTAGAAGAGGTATTCCTTATTTGGATTGGCAAGATCATCCAGGTGCTGCTTGGATTAGAAACCAGCCAAATGGAGGACCTTATGCTCCTAAGAAATATGTCTATCAAGTTGCTGAAATCGGATCTTATCAAGATGGATCTTCTTGGACTCCTGGTTACACTGGTATCAACTTCATGATCATCAGATTTGCGGATGTGCTATTGATGGCTGCGGAAGCAGAGATCGAAGTAGGTAGCATGGAAAAAGCTCGTGAGTATGTTAACATGGTTAGAACTAGAGCTCAGAATTCTAGATTATTGAGAGAAGATGGTACTCCAGCTGCTAATTATAATGTAGGACTTTATACTGCTGCTTGGACTGATCAGGCTACTGCTAGAAGAGCAGTTAGACTTGAAAGAATGCTTGAGCTAGGTCAGGAAGGTCACAGATTCTATGACTTAGTAAGATGGGATACTGTACAAGAGGAACTTGATAAGTATTTGGCTTATGATGGATCTATCCTTGTAGCTGCTTTAGGTGGTGCTAAATTCACTCCTAAGCATAAGTTTGTTCCAATTCCTCAAGATCAAATTGACTTAGTAGGATCTGATATTCTGATTCAGAATGACGGTTTCTAA
- a CDS encoding FG-GAP-like repeat-containing protein — MKFQYVLFFAVLLGLASSCQKETSMFELKSPESTGVTFANEIIESDTFNILTDEYIFNGGGLAVADFDNNGLPDLFFTGNQVPNKLFLNKGDFQFEDITEVSGVAAADRWCTGTTAVDINQDGLMDIYVVSAMMEGPGERNNLLFVNQGVDSNGVVTFKEMASQYGIADSGNGMGAAFVDYDLDGDLDLYVLNNEQSKVTPSNYREKITDGSAINNDAFYRNNGDGTFTDVTLEAGITIEGFGLGLLIADLNNDGWPDIHVSNDYITNDILYINNQDGTFTNQIKESLRHQSQFSMGADIADFNNDAYPDIFTLDMLGEGNYRKKTTIGNNVYQTYINNDQWGYEYQYVRNMLHMNNGPGIPYSEVGMMAGVYQTDWSWAPLFGDVDNDGLRDLLVTNGFPRDITDKDFANYRADVGSVATIRQLLDSIPIVKIPNYAFHNVGDLQFEDAGANWGLNKPSFSNGAALVDLDLDGDLDYVINNINDPAFIFENHLSETPNHGNYLRVALKGTPENPNGLGAKLLLKLKNGNQLYQEQQIVRGYMSSIEPIIHFGIGAETEVDQLQVIWPDGKKEVIPNIAANQVLKVEYSNSKAGSNNMAIMDYGFGAKLFSDVTEATGLLYEHQEDDKIDFNVQRTVPHKLSQYGPSLAVGDINGDGLEDLLVGSSSEYLPKAFFQNQDATFTEVDILANESPVYEEMGMLLFDLDNDGDLDLYMVSGSNEFLPEAAEFTDRVYLNDGKGNFTLNKDFSTVKASGSTVRGADFDGDGFMDLFVGGRSPVAQYPLPENSFLLKNLNGSLQDVTDEVAPELRKIGMVTDAIWSDVDSDGQVDLVIVGELMAITVFKNDAGNFTKMADTGLENYLGWWNSISSGDFDQDGDVDFIVGNLGANNSHQPSAERPVKVYAKDFDKNGSIDPVTFAYYKDRNGEYNSFPSHFWGDLYGQSTLFRKKYERYKTYALSTEQDLLTPSEKEDALILTGNFDKSSYVENLGGGKFKIKALPRVSQIGPVNGIVSRDFDQDGNLDVALIGNDYGNEIFIGKLDAHIGLILKGDGQGNFKPMLPTESGFLVTGDGKALVTVSSAQGSSILVASQNRSALKAYQAKNSNSRTMIPGLDVLAIVFELENGKKQRVETTLGAGFLSQSSREVQIPSGVTKIQVIDYKGGVKDLDINSLD; from the coding sequence ATGAAATTTCAATATGTCCTCTTTTTTGCTGTCTTACTAGGATTAGCAAGCTCCTGCCAAAAAGAGACTAGTATGTTTGAATTAAAGTCTCCAGAATCAACAGGAGTGACCTTTGCTAATGAAATAATCGAATCTGATACATTTAATATTCTAACGGATGAATATATCTTCAATGGTGGAGGTTTAGCAGTTGCTGATTTTGACAATAATGGCCTTCCCGATTTATTTTTTACTGGCAATCAGGTGCCAAACAAATTATTCTTAAATAAAGGTGATTTTCAATTTGAAGATATCACAGAAGTTTCAGGTGTCGCAGCAGCTGATCGCTGGTGTACAGGAACAACAGCTGTGGATATTAACCAAGATGGTTTGATGGATATCTATGTTGTTTCCGCAATGATGGAAGGTCCAGGTGAGAGAAATAATTTATTGTTTGTTAATCAAGGTGTAGACAGTAATGGGGTAGTCACTTTTAAAGAGATGGCCTCCCAATATGGAATAGCAGATTCAGGCAACGGAATGGGTGCTGCTTTTGTAGATTATGACTTGGATGGAGACTTAGATTTGTATGTTCTTAATAATGAACAGAGCAAAGTTACGCCAAGTAATTATCGTGAAAAGATCACCGATGGGTCAGCTATTAATAATGATGCCTTTTATAGAAATAACGGGGATGGTACATTTACCGATGTAACCCTTGAGGCAGGAATTACGATTGAAGGCTTTGGTTTAGGTTTGTTAATAGCAGATTTAAACAATGATGGTTGGCCTGATATTCATGTAAGCAACGATTACATTACCAATGATATTCTTTACATCAATAACCAGGATGGAACTTTTACCAATCAAATAAAAGAGTCTCTCAGACACCAAAGTCAATTTTCCATGGGAGCTGACATTGCTGATTTTAACAATGATGCTTATCCTGACATCTTCACCCTTGATATGCTAGGTGAAGGGAATTATAGAAAGAAAACTACCATTGGTAATAATGTTTATCAAACCTACATCAATAACGATCAGTGGGGATATGAGTATCAATATGTGAGGAATATGCTTCACATGAATAATGGTCCAGGAATACCTTACAGTGAGGTAGGAATGATGGCTGGAGTTTATCAAACGGATTGGAGTTGGGCTCCTTTATTTGGAGATGTGGATAATGATGGATTGCGTGATTTATTGGTTACTAATGGGTTCCCTAGAGATATTACGGATAAAGATTTTGCAAACTATCGGGCAGATGTAGGAAGTGTGGCTACCATCAGACAGCTTTTGGATTCTATCCCTATTGTCAAAATCCCAAATTATGCTTTTCATAATGTTGGAGACCTTCAATTTGAAGATGCTGGTGCTAACTGGGGACTGAATAAACCTTCCTTTTCAAATGGTGCCGCATTGGTTGATTTGGATTTGGATGGAGACCTCGATTATGTCATTAACAATATCAATGATCCGGCATTTATCTTCGAAAATCATTTATCAGAAACTCCAAACCATGGCAATTACTTGCGAGTGGCTTTAAAGGGAACACCAGAGAACCCAAATGGTCTAGGAGCTAAGCTTTTGCTAAAGTTGAAAAATGGAAATCAATTATATCAGGAGCAGCAAATTGTTAGAGGTTATATGTCCTCAATAGAACCTATCATTCATTTTGGAATAGGAGCTGAAACTGAAGTAGATCAACTCCAAGTTATCTGGCCTGACGGCAAGAAGGAAGTGATTCCAAATATTGCAGCAAACCAGGTGCTTAAGGTTGAGTATTCCAATTCTAAGGCTGGCTCGAATAATATGGCCATTATGGACTATGGGTTTGGAGCAAAGCTTTTTTCTGATGTGACAGAAGCCACTGGCTTACTTTATGAGCATCAAGAGGATGATAAGATCGATTTTAATGTGCAGAGAACTGTGCCGCATAAATTATCACAATATGGACCCAGCCTGGCGGTTGGAGATATCAATGGAGATGGTTTAGAGGACCTTTTGGTAGGATCTTCTAGTGAATATTTGCCAAAAGCATTTTTTCAAAACCAAGATGCAACCTTTACTGAAGTCGATATTTTGGCGAACGAAAGCCCAGTTTATGAGGAAATGGGAATGCTGCTTTTTGACTTGGACAATGATGGAGACTTAGATCTCTACATGGTTAGTGGAAGTAATGAATTTTTACCAGAAGCAGCAGAGTTTACAGATAGAGTATATCTAAATGATGGAAAAGGAAATTTTACCTTGAACAAGGATTTTTCTACAGTTAAAGCGAGTGGGTCTACTGTGAGAGGGGCTGATTTTGATGGGGATGGATTCATGGATCTTTTTGTAGGAGGGAGATCACCAGTTGCTCAATACCCACTACCTGAAAACAGCTTTCTTTTAAAGAATCTTAATGGCAGCCTTCAAGATGTGACAGATGAAGTGGCGCCAGAGCTGAGGAAAATTGGGATGGTTACAGATGCGATTTGGTCTGATGTTGATTCCGATGGGCAGGTTGATTTGGTCATAGTTGGAGAATTGATGGCCATTACGGTATTTAAAAATGATGCTGGGAATTTCACTAAAATGGCTGATACAGGATTGGAGAATTATCTGGGGTGGTGGAATTCGATCAGCTCTGGGGATTTCGATCAAGATGGGGATGTTGACTTTATTGTCGGAAATTTAGGCGCTAACAACTCACATCAGCCTTCTGCTGAAAGGCCTGTGAAAGTTTATGCCAAAGATTTTGATAAGAATGGAAGTATAGACCCTGTGACCTTTGCTTATTACAAGGATAGAAATGGTGAGTATAACTCATTTCCAAGCCATTTCTGGGGAGATCTTTATGGGCAAAGTACTTTATTTAGAAAGAAATATGAGCGCTATAAGACATACGCTTTAAGTACTGAGCAAGATTTATTAACTCCCTCCGAAAAAGAGGATGCTCTAATTTTAACCGGGAATTTTGACAAAAGCTCTTATGTAGAAAACCTTGGTGGAGGAAAATTTAAAATAAAGGCATTGCCAAGAGTATCTCAAATAGGCCCAGTGAACGGCATTGTTTCTCGTGATTTTGATCAGGATGGAAATTTGGATGTGGCTTTAATCGGGAATGATTATGGGAATGAGATCTTCATCGGAAAACTAGATGCTCATATTGGTTTGATACTAAAAGGAGACGGCCAAGGGAATTTTAAACCAATGCTGCCTACCGAAAGTGGGTTTTTAGTAACAGGGGATGGGAAAGCCTTGGTGACTGTTTCTTCAGCCCAAGGAAGCTCTATTTTGGTTGCTTCTCAGAATAGATCAGCCTTAAAGGCTTACCAAGCCAAAAATTCAAATTCCCGCACGATGATCCCAGGATTGGATGTTTTGGCAATAGTATTTGAATTGGAAAATGGGAAAAAGCAAAGGGTAGAAACTACTTTGGGAGCCGGATTCCTTTCCCAGTCAAGTAGAGAAGTTCAAATCCCCAGTGGAGTAACAAAAATCCAAGTGATTGACTACAAAGGAGGAGTTAAAGACTTAGATATTAATTCCTTGGATTGA
- a CDS encoding creatininase family protein has translation MKPYLLKEANWKNLKTDRFELAVLPWGATEAHNYHMPYGTDVYEADAIAEIGAKKAWEKGSKVIVLPTIPFGVNTGQHDIYLDMNLNPSTQMAILRDLIEVLDRQGLKKLLILNSHGGNDFKTILRELGLEFPDMLLFTCNWFQSLDKTLYFEEMGDHADEMETSLIMYLHPELVSPLEEAGLGSEKKSVITGLQEKWAWAERRWSEVSEDTGIGNPKKASPEKGKLYFEDATNKVAQLMTEICQAKPGELYK, from the coding sequence ATGAAGCCTTATTTATTAAAAGAAGCCAATTGGAAAAACTTAAAAACTGATCGATTTGAATTAGCTGTCTTACCATGGGGAGCAACAGAGGCCCATAATTATCACATGCCTTATGGTACAGATGTATATGAAGCAGATGCTATTGCTGAGATAGGTGCAAAGAAAGCTTGGGAGAAAGGTTCTAAGGTAATTGTATTACCTACTATTCCATTCGGAGTGAATACTGGACAACATGACATCTATTTGGACATGAATCTAAACCCAAGTACTCAAATGGCAATTTTGAGAGATTTGATAGAGGTTTTGGATAGACAAGGATTGAAAAAATTATTAATCCTGAATAGCCATGGCGGAAATGACTTCAAAACCATACTTAGGGAGTTAGGATTAGAATTTCCAGATATGCTGCTTTTTACATGCAATTGGTTTCAATCACTTGATAAGACACTCTATTTTGAAGAGATGGGGGATCATGCAGATGAAATGGAAACCTCGCTTATCATGTATTTGCACCCAGAGCTAGTATCACCACTGGAGGAAGCTGGTTTAGGTTCAGAGAAAAAATCAGTTATTACAGGCTTACAGGAAAAATGGGCTTGGGCTGAGAGAAGGTGGTCAGAGGTATCAGAAGACACAGGAATAGGCAATCCAAAAAAAGCTTCCCCTGAAAAAGGAAAGCTTTATTTTGAAGATGCTACAAACAAAGTGGCTCAACTAATGACAGAAATCTGCCAAGCAAAGCCCGGAGAATTATATAAATGA
- a CDS encoding isoaspartyl peptidase/L-asparaginase family protein, giving the protein MSERRKFIKKSLLGSAIVIPAISKSIAQPQRPSLVGEKPLILSTWNHGLPANAAAIAKLKETGNIIDAVETGVMDTENDLSNLSVGLQGLPDREGITTLDASIMNGNGECGSVAFVRQVKHPVSLARVVMEKTPHVMIVGEGARQLAISEGFPIEKEELSPNAKKAYEKWKVQSQYKPIINIENHDTIGMIGLDKDGNLAGSCTTSGLAYKMHGRVGDSPIIGAGLFVDNEVGAATATGLGESIIKVCGSFMIVELMRQGRTPQEACEEAVRRLISKNKGNIKDIQAGFLAINKDGEVGAFAVQPGFNYAQGTMSYNKMIDSKSHF; this is encoded by the coding sequence ATGTCTGAAAGAAGAAAGTTTATTAAGAAGTCCCTGTTAGGGTCAGCAATTGTCATTCCTGCTATTTCTAAATCTATTGCTCAGCCTCAAAGACCAAGTTTGGTCGGTGAAAAACCACTGATATTATCTACCTGGAACCATGGGTTACCTGCCAATGCTGCAGCAATCGCAAAGCTGAAGGAAACAGGAAATATTATTGATGCTGTTGAAACAGGTGTTATGGACACAGAAAATGACTTGAGTAACTTGTCTGTAGGCCTTCAAGGATTGCCCGATAGAGAGGGTATAACCACATTGGATGCATCCATCATGAATGGTAATGGAGAATGTGGATCAGTTGCCTTTGTAAGACAAGTAAAACATCCGGTTTCATTAGCCAGAGTTGTTATGGAAAAGACTCCACATGTGATGATTGTGGGTGAAGGTGCTAGACAATTGGCAATTTCTGAAGGTTTTCCTATCGAAAAGGAAGAGTTAAGTCCAAATGCTAAAAAGGCCTATGAAAAATGGAAAGTACAAAGCCAATACAAACCCATCATCAATATTGAAAATCATGATACTATAGGTATGATAGGGTTGGACAAAGATGGGAATTTAGCAGGTAGCTGTACTACTAGTGGATTGGCTTATAAAATGCATGGAAGAGTAGGAGATAGTCCCATTATCGGAGCGGGTCTTTTTGTAGATAATGAGGTAGGAGCTGCTACTGCAACAGGCCTTGGTGAATCTATTATTAAGGTTTGTGGAAGTTTCATGATCGTAGAGTTAATGAGGCAAGGAAGAACACCTCAGGAAGCTTGTGAAGAAGCTGTGAGGCGTTTGATTTCCAAAAACAAAGGAAATATTAAAGATATTCAAGCGGGTTTTCTCGCAATAAATAAAGATGGAGAGGTGGGAGCATTTGCTGTACAACCAGGCTTTAATTATGCTCAAGGGACCATGAGCTATAACAAGATGATAGACTCAAAAAGTCATTTTTAA
- a CDS encoding copper homeostasis protein CutC, with the protein MGKVTLEAPVFSVEAALEAADFGIDRLELCANFPEGGETPSAGMLKFLRSEIDIPIFVMIRPRGGDFAYSQKELMVMKRDIELLGELGADGFVFGVLDTEGEVNTAACESLIRTASGKPCTFHRAFDALSNQFDSLETIISLGFDRILTSGGKNSVSEGFSRIQDLMEIAQDRISIMPGGGSKPEHVTSLSKIPYFKDIHASCKTWKSANNNFVNPDVSFSDDPEAFSKHLLVDQETVSQFREAIDSL; encoded by the coding sequence ATGGGAAAAGTAACACTAGAAGCACCGGTATTTAGTGTGGAGGCTGCTCTAGAAGCTGCTGATTTCGGAATTGATAGATTGGAGCTATGCGCTAATTTTCCAGAAGGAGGAGAGACTCCAAGTGCTGGGATGCTTAAGTTCTTGAGATCAGAAATTGATATTCCCATTTTTGTGATGATTCGCCCTAGGGGAGGAGATTTTGCCTATTCTCAAAAGGAATTAATGGTCATGAAACGAGACATTGAATTGCTTGGTGAACTTGGTGCTGATGGTTTTGTATTTGGTGTTTTGGATACAGAAGGCGAAGTAAATACTGCTGCTTGCGAAAGTCTAATTCGAACAGCATCCGGTAAACCTTGCACATTTCATAGAGCATTCGATGCCTTGTCAAACCAATTTGATTCCTTGGAAACCATTATTTCTTTGGGTTTTGATCGAATTCTAACTTCAGGAGGAAAAAACTCTGTAAGCGAAGGATTTTCAAGAATTCAGGATTTAATGGAAATAGCACAAGATCGGATTAGTATCATGCCTGGAGGTGGTTCAAAGCCTGAGCATGTAACCTCACTTTCTAAAATCCCCTATTTCAAGGATATTCATGCTTCCTGCAAGACATGGAAATCTGCCAACAATAATTTTGTGAATCCTGATGTTTCTTTTTCTGATGATCCGGAAGCTTTTAGTAAGCACCTTCTAGTAGATCAGGAAACAGTTAGTCAATTTAGAGAAGCGATTGATTCCCTATGA